The DNA segment CAATCGTTGTTCTCCACAACGAAGATGACGGGCAACGACCACACCGAGGCCAGGTTGAGCGATTCGTGGAAGACTCCCCTGTTGGCGGCACCGTCGCCGATGACGGCCACCGCGACCCGTCCGCCTCCTTGCCGCCGGAAAGCCAGCGCATGGCCCACGGCCGCCGGAAGCCCTTCTCCCGCGCTACCCGAGGAGCGAAAGTTTCTCGCGGGATCGACGAGGTGCTGATGACCTCCCCTTCCCCTCGCGAGCCCTTCCGTCCTGCCGAAGATCTCCGCGGCCAGCACACGCAACCGCACTCCGTGCGCGATGGCGAAATGGTGGGCACGGTGGGTCGCGGTGACGGCGTCACCCTCTTCCAGCGCGGCGCAGACCCCTACGGCCGCCGGTTCCTGACCGGCCGCGAGGTGCAGACGTCCCGGCACCGGACCCTCACTGAGGTCGAAGCGCGGCTTCTTGCCGATCGAATGCTCCCGCAGGAGCCCTTCCTCGAAGGTCCTGATCAACACCATGGCGCGGTAGAGAGTCAACCTGCCGTGTGGCTCCATCCGATCTCCTGCCGCCAAGCGAGTACTGTCGCCCCACCTGCCCGCACCCACAACTGCACCGATTTCAGATGGTGATAACCGTCAGCCGAAGAGCACGAGTGCCCTGCTCATCCGCCCCGCGGCCCGCTTGAGAGACTCGGCCTCCGCAGCGCCACGATGGCGATGCACGGGCCGGGAGATGGCGACCGCGCCGAGCACGCCCGGCGCCTGTACCGGCACGGCGACACACGCCGTGCCGAGCAGATACTCCTCCCGGTCGGTACTGATCTCCGCGCCTCGGCTCAGTTTCTCCTCCAGCACCCTCCTGTCGGTCAGGGTGTGCGGAGTCAGATCGAGCGGCCGATAACGCGAGAAGTAGTCGTCGCGCCCCTCTTTGTCCAAGCAGGACAGGATGCTCTTGCCGAAAGCGGTGGCGTGACCGGTCTCCTGCGTCCCCACCCACAGGTCGACCCTGCGCATGCGCGGACCGTCGGCGACGTCGACGAGCTCGATCTCTCCCTCGCGGTACAGCGCGAAGTAGGCGGCGCTGCCCAGTTCGTCCCGCAGCGCGCTCAGCGTCGCTCGTCCCCTGACAACCGCCGCCTGAGTGATACTGCGCCTGCCGAGGGCGTCGACCCGGTCACCGATTACATATCCCTCTTCGATCTTGTCGAGATATCCCTCGTAAACCAAGGTGCGCAGCAGGTGGTACACGGTGGGCAGGCGCAGCCCGAGTGTCCTCGCGAGAGTTTTCGCGGGTACCGGGCGCTCGCTGGCTCCAACGAGATCGAGTAAGTGCAACGCACGCTGAACCGAGCCGATGAGGGTGGGGGCCTCACCCACGGGACACCTCCTGAGGTTCGTCGCGAGCGCTTCAAGCATGCTGCCAGGCCCATCTCATGACAAGTGGCCAGGTCCGCACCACGCGCCACCCAGCACGGTCGCCGAAGGAACCGACGGGAAGGGCACGCCGACGCTCCGATACCGAGCGCTCGGTATATGTCACTGACAGGTATGGACCACTGTCCACATTCGACACAGAAGCACTGTTCACCGTCGCGCCCACTCCGCGGAGGCGTCGCGAAGTGACATCGGCTCCGACCTTGTCCCACGAGCGGCGCCTCACCCGGACAAGGCACCCGGCACGGTCCGGTTCCCGTACCGGCATCCGATGCGCGACGCGCCCGCGCTCGTCAGGCGCGCCGGGACACCGGCCGAGGGGCGTCGCGTCGGCTCGCCCGGCGATCCGCTCCCGTACTCACGGCGGTTTCCGGCCTCCGCGTGTTCACCGGTGTGCAGGGACGCGTTTGCCCAGAACCCACCGCGGCCACGCCCTGGCGACACCTTGTCCTGAACCGTCGGCGCGATCCCGAGAAAAAGCCCGCCAACAGCACGAACGACCTTGATTCGACCTTTATCACTGTGTAACGATCGGCCTACTTTCACCGAATCGGCCCAGCTTGGGGATGGGTTTCTGGAGCGGGGAGTCGCTGTGAATCAGGTGCGCTTCGCGTTTCAGCCGCTGTACAGCCTGCACACCGGGGCTGTCGTCGCGGTCGAAGCGCTGGCACGCCCTTCTGCCGGAGGAGTGGGCGAGTTACTCGGAGCGGCGCTGCGCCGGGGGCGCCTCGTCGAGGTCGACGTGAGCCTCGCCGCCCGCGCGGTCCGAGACGAGGCTCCACAGGCGACCCTGCTCCCCCTTCATCTAAACGTCACCGCGCTCACCGCTGCGGCACCGGAGGAGGCACTGCATCCGCTGTTCGACGCACTCGCCGAAACCAGCAAACGCCCACACGAGATCGTGCTGGAAGTCGGGCCGCCGTTTCACGGCATCCCGCCCACCGTCCTGCTCGCCGGCCTTGGCAGGCTCGACGAGCTGGGGTTCCGCATCGCCTTCGACGGGCTCGGCGCTGGCGACCTGCCGCTGAACCTGCTCGCCGAGGCACCGGCCGACATGGTCAAAATCGACCGGACCGCGCTGCGCCGCCTTCCGGACGATCCGGCCACGGTCGCCCTTGTCGAGGCACTCGTACATTTCGCGGCGCGGACGAACACGAGACTGGTCGCGACCGGGATCGAGACCGAGGCTCAACTCGACATCATCCGCAAGCTCGGGATCAGGATCGCGCAAGGACATCTGTTCGCGCCGGCCCGGCACGAGGTGATTTCGACAAGCACCAGCGCCTGGGTCGCCGGACCACTTCACGGACCCGCCGCGCCGCCGGTTCCCACCGGAGCGGGTGTGAAGGATTTCCTCCGCCCCGCAACGACTCTGCCCGCCGACGCGACCTGCGAACAGGTACGCAACGTGCTGATCGACCAGGACGCACCGACGGGAGTCGTCGGCGTCGACCACCGCGGCCGTCCACAGTGGTCGATCGACCGGAACCGGTTCCTGCTCGCGGTGACCGGACCGTTCGGGCACGCGCTGCACGCCAACCGGCCCGCGGGCAGGTTCGGGGACGCACCACACGTCATCAGGGACACGGCCAGCGCGTTGGAACTGCTCGACGTCATCGTCGACGCCGACTGGGAACGCAGAGGCGACGACATCGTGGTTGTCGACCGCACCGGAAAGTGCAGGGGCGTCGTCCTGGTCAACGAGATCGTGCGCGGAGTCGCCGAGGCGAAGATCGAGGAAGCGGCCGCGCTGAATCCGCTGACGCGACTACCCGGCAGCGATACCGTCGCCCGCGACGTCGACCGGCGGATCGCGGCGAGGCAGCCGCTCGTGGTCGGCTGGCTGGATGTCGACTCGTTCAAGAACATCAACGACACCGTGGGCTTCGCGGCCGGCGATGATCTGATCAGGGCACTCGGGCGCAAACTGAGCGACCTCAGCGCCGGGCTCGGCGGGCTGACCGTGAGTCACGTCGGCGGGGACGACTTCCTTCTCGCCTGCGACGTCGACCGGATCACCACGATCGCCGACCGGCTGCTCGACGTCGCGTGGTCGGCCGAACATCTCGCGGTCACGCTGTCGCTGGCGACGCTTGTCTGCACGGGTTCCTCGGTCCGCTCCTACCGCGAGATCTCCCGGCTGCTCGCTCCGCTGAAAAAGCATGCCAAGGACGTGACGGGCTCCAGTTGGGTCAACAGCTGGCCTGGTACCGACCGGATCGAAGTGCTGCGCGGAATGCGACCGCAGGATGTGCCCCACCAGCGCCCCGCGAGCTGACCCGCGCCGGGGGCGAGTGCTCCGGTGCCGCTGGGGGTCCGGCACCGGAGCACTCCTCATACCGGAGCATCCTCGGGGAGGGGTTGAGGACGCCCGGCGAGCACTACAAGACATGAAACGAATTGCGATCGCTTCATGTTTCATGCTTACGGCATGAATCTTTGATTTCCTAGGTCTCCGCCTCCGCTTCCGGTAACACCGAGACGCGCTCACCGGCACGCTCGAACCCCCATCGCAATGCCGAACCCCAGTGGATTCCGACTGTCCACATGGATGCGACGACCCGTCCACACCGGACATATCTACGAACAGCGACGTTCGAATCACCAACAGCGTCAAGGACGCGGCCGCTCGCCAGCCAACTCCCGGTACACCTCTGCTTGTCTCCGAAACTCCTCGGCTCGCCGCAGATCGTCCCAGTCGACAGTGCCGTCGAGCCGGTCGGCGAGGTAGTCCGCGTCATCGGCAAGCCGCACCAGTTCGAGCTCCGACTTTCCGGCAGCCGCGGCACGCGCCTTCTCCTCCACCATCGCCAATCCCGCCAACCGGGCATCGCCCGGCGGGACCGGAGCGGCGTGAAGTCGTGCGTCCCTGTCGAAGGTCTCTCGGACCTGCGCGGCGGCCCTGCCCAAAATCGCCGCGAGTGCCGATGCGGAACCGACATCCGCGGGTCCGGCGATCGCGTCGAAATCGTCCCACAACGCGACCGTGGCGAACGGGCCGACCGAGTCGGCCGGATGCACCCAGTGACCGTCGACCACGCTGGCGAACCCGTCGTCGGCATCGAGTTCGGATACGCGCGCCAGCGGGTCTCCCGAACTGTCCACAATGGTCGCCGCCAGCTCGTCGGCCCTTCTACGGGCCGAACTCTCCAGCGGCCCGGCCAGAAAATGGACCCGCTGCCTGCTTTGCCAGCAGCCGAGCCGGGCCCCGGTGGAGGCGGGGCCGCGCGCGACGAGTGCGGGCTCGTCCCGCTCGCCGCGTGGTGCGAGCAGACGCGCGCGGCCCGTGGTCAATGCGGCGACGTAGCTGGTGACGTGCGCCCGTTCGAAGTCACCGTATGGCGTGCTGTCCGCGCGGTGTTCGTCGACGCCGATCGGATAGTCACGTTTCAGCCGAAGCCACTCCTCAGGACTCACCTCGTCGTGACACCGAACAGGTTGTTCAACGGCGTACAAACCCGGCGTATCCCCAATACGGTGATACGGCCGACGCAGATAGCCCGTCAACCGGCATCGTGCCTCATCAGCATCGCACGCCGCCGTTCGGATCTCCAAGTGCGCGACCCACAACCGGACGGCCCTGCCACGTCTGCGCCTCTCCCATTCTTCGATCTCCGCCCATTCTTTCCGCACCCGATGGGCTTCGGCGCTCAGATCGTCGCGTGCGTAGCACTCGGCCCGCCTGCGCGCCTCGGCGACCGCCAGCGAGACCCAGGCCAGATCCCCGTGACTCATGGGAACCACTCGCCGTCGAGTCCGCGCAAGGCGCCTGACGCCAGTGCGAGCAACTCAGCTGTCAACTCCAGCACCGTCAGGCACTCGCAACAAAAACTGTTGCCGTGCCCATCGGCGAGCCAGAGCGTTTCCGGAGGCAACCGGTACCGCGGAATCGCACATTCCGCGCACACTCCGTCGCCGCCGACCACACGCAGGACTCCCGAGGGAGGCTCGGGTTCTCCCCGCCTGCCGCCCTCGGCCGCCTCGGGGCGCGTCCCGTCCGCGCCAACGCCACGCGCGATCGTGTCGCGAGGCACGACGCCTCGGCCCGCGTCCCGCCAGTTCACGGCGGCACCTGGCCGCCCGCCCGGCCCTTCGATGTCACCACCGGAATCGCACGGCTGTTCGTCGCCCGGCATCGGTTCACGACGATCCACGGCGAGCCACCCTCTTCGTGCACCATTCCGGCGCGGTCTCGACCGCTACCAGCCACTGCCTGTGACGCCATCGCCACCAGCGCCGTAACCGCCTGCGTTCCCGCTTGACGTCGACGAGACGGACGCGGTGAACCCCGGCGGCGTCGGCGGACCGCGCCTCCTCGGGATTGCCGGCTCTCCGGTATTTCGTTGCACGCACCGGCCGCACCGGGACGTGTTCCTGCCACCCCATATTTGGCTCCCCAGAGCTCGTACATGTGCTGAACCGGCGACGCGACCGTGCACCAGGGGGTTTTCACGGCCGGCGTCGCCGGGGGCTAACGTGACAGGCGTCGAACTGTACGTAGCCACGATCAAATGTAGCGCGCTACACAGGTAGTACGCTACATCTTGGCGTGGCCTATTCGGGTGACACTGCTACGCGTCGCCCGGAAGCCGAGAGGTGGCGCCTTGGTCGAGGCCGGGAAAACGGCGGTCCGAAGGGCTATCGGACGCGAGCTCAAGCGAATGCGCAACGAGAAGGGCCTCAACCTGAAGGCTGCCACCGTAAGCACGAAGAAGACCCGGGACAAGGCACTGATGCAGGTCGAACGCGGGCGCAACCTGCCGCAACTCGCCGACATCGACGTGCTGCTCTCCACCTACGACCACAGCGAGCAGATCCCGCACTTCCGCGACGTCATCGGAGCGGCGAGCGGCAGGAAGGGCCTTCGCGATTGGTGGGAAGGCCGGTTGCCGCCGGGTTTCGTCCCCGAGTCCGCGAAGTTGCTCTACAGCGGCGAAGCCTCGGCCATCGAGCTGTCGATCTACCAAACCCAGTTCGTTCCCGACTTCCTCCGTACCCCGGCCTACGCCGAGGTCATGGCACACGCGGACCATCCAGGTGCCGACGACGCGGAGATCCGGCTCTGGGTCGAGCTCTCCCAAGGCAGGCAGGAAGTACTCAACCGCGACGATCCACCGCGCGTGCGCTGCGTCGTCGACGAGGCGGTACTGCACAGGCAGGTCGGCGGACCCGACGTGCTCCGCGAGCAGATCGACTACCTTGTCGAGCTGGGTCACCGCCCGAACATCGATATCCGGGTACTCCCCTTCGCCGGCGGCGCGAGCGCCGACACCGGGAGCTTCACGAGACTCGTGCTCATTCCCGAGCTCCCGAACTATCCCGGCCTGGCCCACGTCAAAGCCACCACACACGACATCTACCTCGAAGAACCGGAAGAAATCGCACCGTTCGACGAAGTGTTCGAGCTGCTGTCGGCGCAAGCGCTGCGGCCGGAGGAATCGAGGGATCTGCTGACGACGACCTCGGACCGAATCGGCGCCCGGCCGCACTGAGCAGCCTGCTCCATTCGCGCGTTCCTCCTCGCCACGCTGCCTCTTCAGGATCATCGCGGCTAAAGTGACCGGCGAACGGTCCCAGCTCACAGCCACAAGAAAGAAGGCATCGTCGTGGTCGCGCCGACGCCCGCCGTGACAGCCGATTGGTTCGCCGGCCGCATGAGTACGTTGCGCAAGGCGAGCGGCGTCACTCCTGATCAACTCGCAGGGGCCCTCGACCGGAGCGCGTCGGGGGTCCGGCAGTTCGAGTCCTCGACCCGGCTCGCGAACAAGCGCTATATCAGGGTCGCCCTCGAACAACTCGGTCAACACCACCTGATCGAGCCTTACACCCGGGTCGTCGAATCGGCCAAGGCGAAACCGTTGTGGTGGAAGGACATCATCCCCAAGGTCAAGAAGTCGCAGCGGCCTTCGGAGTTGCACGCGCTCGAATTGCTGGTGAACTACGAGGCTTCGGCGACGGCACTGCACGTCTACGCTCCCCACTGCGTTCCCGATCTGTTGCAGACCACCGCCTATACCGACGCGCTGTGCGCGCTGAGCGAGCCACTGCTCGCGTCACTGCATCACGATTTGCAGCAGGGAAGACAGGCGATAC comes from the Prauserella marina genome and includes:
- a CDS encoding thiamine pyrophosphate-dependent dehydrogenase E1 component subunit alpha, producing the protein MEPHGRLTLYRAMVLIRTFEEGLLREHSIGKKPRFDLSEGPVPGRLHLAAGQEPAAVGVCAALEEGDAVTATHRAHHFAIAHGVRLRVLAAEIFGRTEGLARGRGGHQHLVDPARNFRSSGSAGEGLPAAVGHALAFRRQGGGRVAVAVIGDGAANRGVFHESLNLASVWSLPVIFVVENNDWAFSAPYISSTSVPAHVERALAYDIPGELVDDNSVEAVEAVTRSAVERARSGEGPSLVEVRTLRLWGHAQGDDQAYRFDLDSVPGRDPIPAYEARLRAEGLVDDDVVRLVRKQAREKVADAIAFARRGGEPSPETALDYVFV
- a CDS encoding IclR family transcriptional regulator, with amino-acid sequence MGEAPTLIGSVQRALHLLDLVGASERPVPAKTLARTLGLRLPTVYHLLRTLVYEGYLDKIEEGYVIGDRVDALGRRSITQAAVVRGRATLSALRDELGSAAYFALYREGEIELVDVADGPRMRRVDLWVGTQETGHATAFGKSILSCLDKEGRDDYFSRYRPLDLTPHTLTDRRVLEEKLSRGAEISTDREEYLLGTACVAVPVQAPGVLGAVAISRPVHRHRGAAEAESLKRAAGRMSRALVLFG
- a CDS encoding GGDEF domain-containing protein encodes the protein MERGVAVNQVRFAFQPLYSLHTGAVVAVEALARPSAGGVGELLGAALRRGRLVEVDVSLAARAVRDEAPQATLLPLHLNVTALTAAAPEEALHPLFDALAETSKRPHEIVLEVGPPFHGIPPTVLLAGLGRLDELGFRIAFDGLGAGDLPLNLLAEAPADMVKIDRTALRRLPDDPATVALVEALVHFAARTNTRLVATGIETEAQLDIIRKLGIRIAQGHLFAPARHEVISTSTSAWVAGPLHGPAAPPVPTGAGVKDFLRPATTLPADATCEQVRNVLIDQDAPTGVVGVDHRGRPQWSIDRNRFLLAVTGPFGHALHANRPAGRFGDAPHVIRDTASALELLDVIVDADWERRGDDIVVVDRTGKCRGVVLVNEIVRGVAEAKIEEAAALNPLTRLPGSDTVARDVDRRIAARQPLVVGWLDVDSFKNINDTVGFAAGDDLIRALGRKLSDLSAGLGGLTVSHVGGDDFLLACDVDRITTIADRLLDVAWSAEHLAVTLSLATLVCTGSSVRSYREISRLLAPLKKHAKDVTGSSWVNSWPGTDRIEVLRGMRPQDVPHQRPAS
- a CDS encoding DUF5753 domain-containing protein, giving the protein MRNEKGLNLKAATVSTKKTRDKALMQVERGRNLPQLADIDVLLSTYDHSEQIPHFRDVIGAASGRKGLRDWWEGRLPPGFVPESAKLLYSGEASAIELSIYQTQFVPDFLRTPAYAEVMAHADHPGADDAEIRLWVELSQGRQEVLNRDDPPRVRCVVDEAVLHRQVGGPDVLREQIDYLVELGHRPNIDIRVLPFAGGASADTGSFTRLVLIPELPNYPGLAHVKATTHDIYLEEPEEIAPFDEVFELLSAQALRPEESRDLLTTTSDRIGARPH
- a CDS encoding DUF5753 domain-containing protein codes for the protein MVAPTPAVTADWFAGRMSTLRKASGVTPDQLAGALDRSASGVRQFESSTRLANKRYIRVALEQLGQHHLIEPYTRVVESAKAKPLWWKDIIPKVKKSQRPSELHALELLVNYEASATALHVYAPHCVPDLLQTTAYTDALCALSEPLLASLHHDLQQGRQAILRQDDSPRLHVLLGQSVLHRTIGSPKVMREQLAAMTEWESLPHVTIRVLPTAADAGASVESNFSLMDMAPDLDDDPGAVFVKTPADWIHFRDAAKIAGFRSRWELLETRALDAETSASLIGEAALALSEHQANH